In Gimesia panareensis, the genomic window ATCCGTCCCGACCAGGTCTTCAATCACATCATGCGCGATGTAGTCGATCTCTTTCTGATCGCGAGGTTGAGGATCTCCGAAAAAGATCGCACGAAACTGGCCGGGCTCTTTCTGAGGATAGAGCGGAAAATTGACAGATTCCGGCAGCGGTCCAGTCGGTTCCACTCCCGCATATTTGAACTTGGGAGAACCTTTCGGCTTATGGATGTAATAAAACTCCGGAGTCAGATTTTTACTCAGCGGAGTACGCCAGTTTTTTGGTTTGATCACAAACAGAATCGTGTCATCGGTGACGGGTAATTCGTACTTCCCGTTTTCGTCAGTGCGGACGACCTTCAGGCCGTTAGACACACACACGTTCGGCAGCACTTTTTCGCCTGCATCAAATTTACGGTTCTGATTGGCATCGTGAAAGACAACTCCGGTAGCCGTCTTTTCAGCCGTTTTGGATTCAGCCTGGCTCTGCCCCTGCTGACTGAACACAAGCAGGACTGCCAGCAGTAATTTTGTCATGGATAAGCGACTCATTGAAAAATCCTTGTGATGAATCAAAAGATATTAACTTTCTTTAGTAATATGTTACGTCCTGAAGTGACGAGACTAAACCCTGACCCCCGTTTTTTTCAGAATGGGGCCGACCAGACACTATACATACAGGACGTACCAATCAAAACAACCGGAGGCTGCGACTCAGGCAGATCCTCCGGTTGCGATTTGCGTAACTGACAGCCAGTCGATTCCGGTCTGTCTTAGAAGTTATCAATCACTTCACGGTTGGCACGGGTGCCCAGCGCCTGATAGATCGTCTGACTGATATTCTCTGAAATAAAACGGCAGGAGCCGTCAGCCAGGCCAACCTGCACGCCCCCCACATGCTGACTCCGTAAGGCAGCAATCTGAGTTCCATCATTGGCTTCAGTACAGGGCATCTCTGTGGTACTCGAACATTTCGGCAGAATATCTGGAGTAGTGCTGTTGGGATTCCGTCCGGTACTGAAGGCTGAGCCTCCCATGCCAGAGTAAACCCAGGCACCACGGGCGTCTGAGGTATTATCATTGATGTAATTCAATTCCCCGGTCAGCAGAGTGTTACTCGTACCATCTTTGATGTCCCGAATGCTGATGGATGAGTTGATCGTAAATACCCCACCACTGGAATTGGTGTAGGAAGCGGTCAAGTTCCCCTTACCATAGTTGGCAGCATAGTTACCGCGAGACATATGCTCGAGGGACCGGAAAGCGACATTGCTGCGGCGATCCCAGGGATGGCTGGGGCAGCGATAAGCAGCAGGTGAATAATGACCGAAAATATTATTCATATAGTCCAGTGGGTCGCGACTGTTCAACACGGGGGCCGCTTTATCCCAGAGAGGACTCTGTTCCATTTGAGGCAGAATGTAGAGCAGCCAGTTTCCTCCCAGGCTGTGTTGATCGGTGCATTCCTGGAGCCCGGTCAGGTTTGTGGGGGGAGTACCACCACACAGGCCAATCACCCCACCCGGCGGGAAGACGCCGTGTGTATCGTGATAGTTCTGCAGAGCCAGCCCCAGCTGTTTGAGGTTGTTTTTACACTGGCTGCGA contains:
- a CDS encoding DUF1559 domain-containing protein, with amino-acid sequence MMQRPFSSVSVSSESEVENRRRGFTLIELLVVIAIIAILIALLLPAVQQAREAARRSQCKNNLKQLGLALQNYHDTHGVFPPGGVIGLCGGTPPTNLTGLQECTDQHSLGGNWLLYILPQMEQSPLWDKAAPVLNSRDPLDYMNNIFGHYSPAAYRCPSHPWDRRSNVAFRSLEHMSRGNYAANYGKGNLTASYTNSSGGVFTINSSISIRDIKDGTSNTLLTGELNYINDNTSDARGAWVYSGMGGSAFSTGRNPNSTTPDILPKCSSTTEMPCTEANDGTQIAALRSQHVGGVQVGLADGSCRFISENISQTIYQALGTRANREVIDNF